Proteins encoded by one window of Drosophila melanogaster chromosome X:
- the eIF2Bbeta gene encoding eukaryotic translation initiation factor 2B subunit beta: MKEQPLKEITQLIHAIKVGLVEGSYNITNKTLDIFKYIIMSKSWQNADALMQIVRDQCKILQAALPQETVTSNIARRILKLTREEFDLLHAKVQHFADDSQASLSLHKLVTQTSESNVSVDYSVPQHGLREALLDHLQEVETELETSSENICVQAEEHIHSSEIILTLGHSRSVENFLKRAIKKRQFLTIIVAECAPACRGHNLAASLANEKNVEIVVIPDAAIFAMMSRVNKVIIGTHSVLANGGLRAACGAYTVALAAKHYSVPVIVLAPMYKLSPLHLCEQDAFNMVGCAEDVIPYDSIPAREAKVYSPMFDYVPPELVTLFISNTGGHAPSYVYRLLTELYHPEDLEI, translated from the exons ATGAAGGAACAGCCGCTAAAGGAGATCACACAGCTCATCCACGCCATCAAAGTGGG GCTGGTGGAGGGATCCTACAACATAACCAACAAGACGCTGGACATCTTCAAGTACATCATCATGAGCAAGAGCTGGCAGAACGCCGA TGCTCTCATGCAGATTGTGCGCGACCAGTGTAAGATCCTGCAGGCAGCTCTGCCCCAGGAGACGGTTACCTCGAACATTGCCAGGCGGATCCTCAAGCTGACTCGCGAGGAGTTCGATCTGTTGCACGCCAAGGTGCAACACTTCGCGGACGACTCACAGGCCTCGCTGTCGCTTCACAAGCTAGTCACGCAGACCAGCGAGAGCAACGTCAGCGTAGATTACTCGGTGCCCCAGCATGGATTGCGGGAAGCGCTGCTCGACCACCTGCAGGAGGTGGAAACGGAGCTGGAGACCAGTTCGGAGAACATCTGCGTCCAGGCCGAGGAGCACATCCATTCGTCGGAGATCATCTTGACACTGGGACACTCGCGCAGCGTCGAGAATTTCCTCAAAAGGGCGATCAAAAAGCGTCAGTTTCTCACCATCATCGTAGCCGAATGTGCGCCAGCCTGCCGG GGTCACAATTTGGCCGCCAGCTTGGCCAACGAGAAGAATGTGGAGATTGTTGTGATCCCAGATGCGGCCATCTTCGCTATGATGTCGCGCGTCAACAAGGTAATAATCGGTACGCACAGCGTGCTGGCTAATGGAGGACTCAGAGCGGCGTGTGGAGCGTATACAGTGGCCCTGGCCGCCAAGCATTACTCCGTGCCGGTCATTGTACTGGCGCCCATGTACAAACTCTCACCATTGCATCTGTGCGAGCAGGACGCCTTCAATATGGTCGGCTGTGCGGAGGATGTGATACCCTACGATTCGATTCCAGCGCGCGAAGCCAAGGTATACAGTCCCATGTTCGACTACGTGCCTCCGGAACTGGTCACCCTTTTCATATCCAACAC CGGTGGCCATGCCCCCTCGTATGTGTACCGCCTCCTTACGGAACTGTATCATCCCGAAGATTTGGAGATTTGA
- the CG2680 gene encoding uncharacterized protein → MSPPRHILKLSLEEQRQFIDSFDLVISDCDGVVWLLVGWIPNTGAAVNALKAAGKQIKFVSNNSFRSEEDYMEKFRHIGAKNVQEDDIVHPVKTIVRYLKKHKPGERVYSLMSLEANETLRKHNIEFESLQVKEHLTAASLVDHLAIEKPVGAVLFDIHLDLSYVELAKAIRHLQENDDCQLIAGGSDVIMPLAENLNVAGFFDFLEHVKRYTQREATFLGKPSPILGEMFGEMFEIRDCKRCIFIGDTLVQDVQFGKACGFQSLLVLSGCLTKEDMLNAPVEAQPDYYADSLADFTQLLENIQK, encoded by the exons ATGTCGCCACCACGACACATTTTGAAGCTCAGCCTCGAGGAGCAGCGGCAGTTCATCGATTCCTTCGATTTGGTGATCAGCGACTGCGATGGCGTCGTCTGGCTCCTGGTGGGCTGGATTCCCAACACGGGAGCCGCCGTCAATGCCTTGAAAGCGGCCGGCAAGCAGATCAAGTTCGTGTCGAACAACAGCTTCCGGTCCGAGGAGGATTACATGGAGAAGTTTCGCCACATCGGCGCCAAGAACGTCCAGGAGGACGACATCGTTCATCCGGTGAAGACCATTGTCCGGTACCTGAAGAAGCACAAGCCGGGGGAGCGGGTATACTCCCTCATGTCCCTCGAAGCGAACGAAACGTTACGTAAGCACAACATCGAGTTTGAATCGCTG CAAGTCAAGGAGCACCTGACGGCCGCGTCGCTGGTGGATCACCTGGCCATTGAAAAGCCCGTGGGCGCTGTGCTATTCGACATCCACTTGGACCTCTCGTACGTGGAGCTGGCGAAGGCCATTAGGCACCTTCAGGAGAATGACGACTGCCAGTTGATAGCCGGCGGCAGCGATGTCATCATGCCACTGGCGGAGAATCTCAATGTGGCCGGGTTCTTTGACTTCCTGGAGCACGTTAAACGCTACACGCAACGCGAGGCCACGTTTCTGGGCAAGCCGTCTCCCATTTTGGGCGAAATGTTTGGCGAAATGTTCGAGATTCGTGATTGCAAGCGCTGCATCTTCATCGGGGACACACTGGTGCAGGATGTGCAGTTCGGCAAGGCCTGCGGCTTCCAGTCCCTGCTGGTACTTAGCGGCTGCCTAACAAAGGAGGACATGCTGAACGCCCCGGTGGAAGCGCAGCCGGATTACTATGCCGATAGCCTGGCCGACTTCACGCAGCTGcttgaaaatattcaaaaatag
- the CG2681 gene encoding uncharacterized protein, protein MSTLANGGKEEDLKILAQLKSIEQINEQRRIFLNSTINEEVPEATNGSTVREEDLEKNLKAIDEPQSTKMPPEEVAKKTPDEVPAQEQQKEPEKVEPAKPVPPNTLTLNVKYATLPSPNVVTLRSPLSPPPKPPMLGRTRSTGPADGKGPASNGALSPDSSIIRQSFPEGVITPSKPEKSPATPSEEGPPTVSARHYEGLIEELRCPGCAGAMKAPILLCKSGHSVCEQCTRILLMCPLCKEPFTNSRSLTVEALCAKAHFRCGHASGGCQVRMPVVLLPWHEQQCMYKPMKCFMGRVWGDCRWQGREVQWKEHLEEQHDDRLFRSSSADLEWNLGTRRKPLTGYYVFQAHDEMFNFYEIHDRQRVLFTMTCTSNRRDSKYNFAYEVTVLLPDNEALSMTQKFPVHSEYDKDILMEGTCVSIPLTELNRFLDQDKVLHYRVSVLAVKSPRRAKPPRQNLPQPADLEQAPNGGVNVKSVPTNMIITRTYKEAIGEVTKADVASPDSEEDPAAADGAGAIGADGAGGVELERKWGTPQLHFNRKYLRNTLNDATPAEDELRPLAADLRNGNGDDKLSQCSNSTSYTKKVSDSLRRSFRALKADIVELRPFSKKAVRDGSTSPVQSNGK, encoded by the exons ATGTCTACCCTGGCCAATGGTGGAAAGGAGGAGGATCTAAAAATTCTGGCTCAGCTGAAGAGCATCGAACAGATCAACGAGCAGCGCCGCATATTTCTCAACAGCACGATCAATGAGGAGGTGCCGGAGGCCACAAACGGATCGACGGTTCGGGAGGAGGACCTGGAGAAGAATCTGAAGGCCATAGACGAGCCGCAGTCTACGAAGATGCCCCCGGAGGAGGTGGCGAAGAAAACGCCTGATGAGGTCCCAGcccaggagcagcagaaggaACCCGAAAAGGTGGAGCCAGCCAAACCAGTGCCCCCCAACACGCTCACCCTGAACGTGAAATACGCCACGCTGCCAAGTCCGAATGTGGTGACCCTGCGATCCCCACTTTCGCCGCCCCCTAAGCCGCCAATGCTGGGCCGCACCCGCAGTACAGGTCCCGCCGATGGCAAGGGTCCAGCGAGCAATGGAGCTCTCTCGCCGGACAGCTCCATAATCCGTCAGAGCTTTCCCGAAGGCGTCATCACGCCCAGCAAGCCGGAAAAGAGCCCTGCCACGCCCAGCGAGGAAGGCCCGCCGACCGTCTCCGCCCGCCACTACGAGGGACTGATCGAGGAGCTGAGGTGTCCCGGCTGTGCCGGCGCCATGAAGGCGCCCATCCTTCTGTGCAAGAGTGGCCACAGTGTCTGTGAACAGTGCACCCGCATTTTGCTCATGTGCCCGCTCTGCAAG GAACCCTTCACCAACTCCCGATCGCTGACCGTGGAGGCGCTGTGCGCCAAGGCGCACTTCCGGTGCGGACACGCCTCCGGCGGCTGCCAGGTGCGGATGCCGGTCGTCCTGCTGCCGTGGCACGAACAGCAGTGCATGTACAAGCCGATGAAGTGCTTCATGGGCCGAGTGTGGGGCGATTGCCGCTGGCAGGGGCGCGAGGTGCAGTGGAAAGAGCATCTGGAGGAGCAGCACGACGACCGCCTGTTTCGGTCAAGCAGCGCTGATCTGGAATGGAATCTAGGCACGCGGCGGAAACCGTTAACCGGCTACTATGTCTTCCAGGCGCACGACGAAATGTTCAACTTCTACGAGATCCACGACCGCCAGCGTGTGCTGTTCACCATGACCTGCACGTCGAACCGGCGGGACAGCAAGTACAACTTCGCCTACGAGGTGACGGTGCTGCTGCCAGACAACGAGGCGCTGTCCATGACCCAGAAGTTTCCCGTGCACAGCGAGTACGACAAGGACATCCTCATGGAGGGCACATGTGTCAGCATTCCGCTGACGGAGCTTAACCGCTTTCTGGACCAGGACAAG GTTCTTCATTACCGCGTGAGTGTGCTGGCGGTCAAGTCGCCGCGTCGCGCAAAACCACCTCGCCAAAATCTGCCGCAGCCGGCGGACCTGGAACAGGCCCCGAATGGAGGCGTCAACGTGAAGAGCGTGCCGACCAACATGATCATTACGCGCACCTACAAGGAGGCCATCGGCGAGGTGACCAAAGCGGATGTGGCCAGTCCGGACTCGGAGGAGGATCCGGCTGCAGCCGACGGCGCTGGGGCCATTGGAGCCGACGGAGCCGGCGGTGTGGAGCTCGAGCGCAAGTGGGGCACACCGCAGCTGCACTTCAATCGGAAATATCTGCGGAACACTCTGAACGATGCCACGCCCGCGGAGGATGAGCTGCGTCCGCTGGCCGCCGATCTGCGCAATGGAAATGGCGACGATAAGCTCTCCCAGTGCAGCAACAGCACGAGTTACACGAAAAAGGTGTCGGATTCGCTGCGAAGAAGCTTCCGGGCACTCAAGGCGGATATCGTGGAGCTGCGCCCGTTCAGCAAGAAGGCAGTCAGGGATGGATCGACCTCTCCGGTCCAAAGCAATGGCAAGTAG
- the CG2685 gene encoding uncharacterized protein, with product MGRRSINTTKSGKYMNPTDQARKEARKKELKKNKKQRQMVRAAVLKNKDPSQILEEMEKIDEMEYNVLQPSPLNEKVLRDKRKKLKETFDRVMRLYHNDEPEHWADLKRKEVEYEKKRLKKQQYYESVKHAQSVQIDEIPLPAPVSAVSGGSTETTGGSVVAGFGASVVIRLPPPPMTMALPPYAPGAPPGVSRNSDLASEAQVEKSKENEQKDWLGVPPGPPPDLFAFSELNSDAEGNTDYDGEGEEEEPEPLKKGKDKEKDKNSEATEPNNQNIDDFMKEMEHVHKRKHRKLAAKEDEADKKREEDDGKDIDKIEERTSDSDKRTASSTDDEDDDDQDEDENMPEVPTKPASVKSSTATPAPAPPTAPTLPTIPLPPASSVPAPPQLPHLPPIPNLGPPGIMYRPPPMRPPHPGSGFGIRMPPGPPPGPRAPHGLGPIPRMGIRMPPGPPPGLPPRLAHHNKQGGGAGAPKESAKGVATITAKPQIRNLSADVTRFVPSTLRVKREDQRRTARPRHAANDGHHAHSEAHSKPPTKDDAYLQFMNEMQGLL from the exons ATGGGACGCCGCTCCATAAACACCACGAAGAGTGGAAAGTACATGAATCCCACGGACCAGGCGC GCAAGGAGGCCCGCAAGAAGGAGCTCAAGAAGAACAAGAAACAGCGCCAAATGGTGCGGGCCGCCGTTTTGAAGAACAAGGATCCTTCACAGATACTTGAGGAGATGGAGAAGATCGACGAGATGG AGTACAACGTTCTGCAACCATCGCCGCTGAACGAGAAGGTGCTGCGCGACAAGCGCAAAAAGCTGAAGGAAACATTCGACCGCGTAATGCGACTCTAT CACAATGACGAGCCGGAGCACTGGGCGGACCTCAAGCGCAAGGAGGTGGAGTATGAGAAGAAGCGCCtgaagaagcagcagtacTACGAAAGCGTTAAGCACGCCCAGAGCGTCCAGATTGACGAAATTCCACTGCCCGCTCCGGTGTCTGCCGTGTCAGGCGGTTCTACCGAAACGACTGGCGGATCGGTGGTTGCGGGATTCGGCGCATCCGTTGTCATACGCCTTCCCCCACCGCCCATGACAATGGCACTGCCGCCTTATGCTCCAGGCGCTCCACCAGGCGTGTCCAGAAATAGCGATTTAGCCAGCGAGGCGCAAGTGGAGAAATCGAAGGAGAACGAGCAAAAGGATTGGCTGGGTGTCCCGCCGGGACCGCCGCCAGATCTGTTTGCCTTTTCCGAACTCAATTCCGATGCCGAGGGAAATACTGACTACGATGGTgagggcgaggaggaggagccagAGCCATTGAAGAAGGGCAAGGATAAAGAGAAGGACAAGAACAGCGAGGCCACCGAGCCAAATAACCAAAATATCGACGACTTCATGAAGGAAATGGAGCATGTGCACAAGCGTAAGCATCGAAAACTGGCGGCTAAAGAGGACGAGGCCGACAAAAAGCGGGAGGAGGACGATGGGAAAGATATAGATAAGATAGAGGAACGAACATCTGACTCCGATAAGAGAACCGCCAGCAGTACGGACGATGAGGACGACGATGACCAGGATGAGGATGAAAATATGCCCGAAGTGCCGACCAAGCCAGCATCAGTCAAATCATCTACAGCGACACCCGCGCCAGCTCCTCCGACAGCGCCCACATTGCCGACTATTCCGCTGCCACCAGCGTCGTCTGTGCCTGCGCCGCCACAGCTGCCACACCTACCGCCAATTCCTAATCTTGGGCCACCTGGCATAATGTACCGACCTCCACCCATGCGACCTCCTCACCCGGGTTCCGGCTTTGGCATACGCATGCCACCTGGACCGCCGCCAGGACCCAGGGCACCGCATGGCCTGGGACCAATACCGCGCATGGGCATCAGGATGCCACCAGGACCGCCGCCAGGTCTGCCTCCGCGCCTTGCGCACCACAATAAGCAGGGAGGCGGCGCAGGTGCACCAAAGGAGTCAGCCAAGGGTGTGGCCACTATTACAGCCAAGCCACAAATCAG GAATCTGAGTGCGGATGTCACCCGCTTTGTACCGTCCACGTTGCGAGTGAAGCGCGAGGATCAGCGACGCACGGCGAGGCCCAGGCATGCGGCCAACGATGGacaccacgcccactccgaGGCGCACAGCAAGCCGCCCACCAAGGATGACGCCTATCTGCAGTTCATGAACGAGATGCAGGGCTTGCTGTAG